The window TacaccacagagacacagaatCTTTTGAAAAGTGGCATGTATGAGGTGCCTCCAGTGATTTTTGACCCAGGAAATTTAGATGGGGAAGATTTGAGGAAAGGAATCTCCAGATCCCCATTTGGATTGCACATAGATTCTCTGGCTCTGTGtcttggtgtcttagttagggttttactgctgtgagcagacaccatgaccaagacaagtcttataaaggacaacctttaattggagctggcttacaggttcagagcttccgtccattatcattaaggtgggagcatggcagcatccaggcaggcgtggtgcaggcagagctgagagttctacatcttcatctgaagactactagtggaagactgacttccaggctaggatgagggtcttaagcccatgcccacagtgacacacctactccaacaaggccacatctcctaatagtgccactccctgggccaagcatattcaaaccatgacatgcACCCAGGATGCCAGCAATTCCCTGCCTTAAAGTCTTGACATAGGTCACACCCTCCCCCCTCTGCATGCCCTTTGTCTCTGTTCTGTTACCCCCAGAACTCCCCTGTCAAGCCTCCCTTGGTCCTGGTCATCCCCAATACCCACCATTTTCTACTAGAAAGACTTACTCTTGAAGTTActgagacctgtgtgtgtgtgtgtgtgtgtgtgtgtgtgtgtgtgtgtatgtgtggtttttttgagccaggggttctctgtgtagccctggctatcctggaactcactctagaccaggtctggccttgaactcagaaatctgcctgcctctgcctcccacgtgctgggattaaaggcatgcaccaccactgcctagcctaCTGAGACCTTTTAAATGTGTTCTAAGTCTCCCTCTGTTCCAGATCACCTGTTTATATAAGCGACATTCCTAGAGCATCTTCCTtggaggggtgtgagtgtgtgtgtgtgtgtgtgcgcgcgcgcgcgtgcacttGTATATACCGAATGTTATGTAAtccagatcttcctgcctctacccctacccccaccccaaatgATGAGATTATAGGTATATCCCACCTAGTCAGGCTTGAGAAATAAATTTGTgtggtggtggctcatacctttaatctcagcacctgggaggcagagacaggcatgtatctctgagttcaaggttagcctggcctacagagagagttctggaATAGCCAAAGCTACCTAGAGAAActtatctcaaaaccaaacaaacaaaagattgttttctctctctctctctctctctctctctctctctctctctctctctctctctctctctctcacacacacacacacacacacacacacacacacactctctctctctctctctctctctctctctctctcacacacacacacacacacacaaggaacttTGAACTTTTCCCATTGTCTTTTGTCATAGGAATTGGGAAGAACGTGGTATGCGAGAAGGCAGCGACATCTGTGGACGCCTTCCGGATGGTGACGGCATCTCGCTACTACCCACAGCTGATGAGCCTGGTGGGGAACGTTCTGCGCTTCCTGCCTGCTTTTGTGCGCATGAAGCAGCTGATCGCGGAGCACTACGTGGGGGCCGTGATGATCTGCGACGCCCGCATCTACTCCGGGAGCCTGCTCAGCCCCGGCTACGGCTGGATTTGTGACGAGCTTATGGGTGGCGGGGGCCTGCATACCATGGGTACCTATATCGTGGACCTGTTGACCCACGTGACTGGCCAGAAAGCCGAGAAGGTGCATGGGCTGCTCAAAACCTTCGTGAGGCAGAACGCCACCATCCGTGGCATCCGGCATGTCACCAGTGATGACTTCTGTTTTTTCCAGATGCTCATGGGTGGGGGGGTGTGCAGCACAGTGACACTCAACTTCAACATGCCAGGGGCCTTTGTGCATGAGATCATGGTAGTGGGCTCGGCAGGGCGCCTTGTGGCCCGGGGAGCCGATCTCTATGGGCAGAAGAACTCCGCTGCACAGGAGGAGCTGCTGGTGAGAGACTCTCTGGCTGTGGGCGCAGGGCTCCCTgagcagggtcctcaggatgtCCCACTGCTTTATTTGAAAGGTATGGTCTATATGGTTCAGGCCTTGCGTCAGTCCTTCCAGGGGCAGGGGGATCGCCGTACCTGGGACCGCGCCCCTGTCTCTATGGCTGCCTCATTTGAGGACGGACTGTATATGCAGAGCGTGGTAGATGCCATTAAAAGGTCCAGCCGATCTGGGGAATGGGAGACTGTGGAGATGCTGACAGAGGAGCCAGATGCCAACCACAACCTGAGTGAAACGCTTCAGCGGAACAACCTGTGAGCCTGCACGTGCGCTCCCTCCCACGGGGCAGAGGGATCAGGGAGGGCATTGGGAGCTGTGATTGGCTAGAGCAGAGACACAGTGTCTTTCATTTAATAAATCAGCTTGGGGCCAGGGTTAGGAGCCAACTGAAGGTGACCAAGGAAAAAGCCCACCCGTCTATCATTGACTCCTCAGACTTGCAAGGCAGCAAATGTTCCTGCCGTCATAGCTTAGGCTAGCAGCGTGTGCAGGTAGTGCCGTAGCCTGGCCCCCTGTGGTTCTGCCAGTGAGCAGTGCCAGTGACGATCAATCCGTGGGCTCTACAGGCTGAGTTGTCATCTCACAGGATGAGAAAACCCAATAAGGAACTAGCTTGGTGGAGTCCTTGCAGGAGATGGCAAGGAGCCTTGCCTGTCCTGGACCAGGCATCCGAGACTGGAGAGGGCGGTGACAGGTCATCCCTTAGGGATCGTCCCCCACCGTCCCACGTGGTCTGACCCTTTCAGCC of the Apodemus sylvaticus chromosome 21, mApoSyl1.1, whole genome shotgun sequence genome contains:
- the Gfod2 gene encoding glucose-fructose oxidoreductase domain-containing protein 2, with the protein product MKVLPGVGVFGTGSSARVLVPLLRAEGFTVEALWGKTEEEAKQLAEEMNITFYTSRTDDILLHQDVDLVCINIPPPLTRQISVKALGIGKNVVCEKAATSVDAFRMVTASRYYPQLMSLVGNVLRFLPAFVRMKQLIAEHYVGAVMICDARIYSGSLLSPGYGWICDELMGGGGLHTMGTYIVDLLTHVTGQKAEKVHGLLKTFVRQNATIRGIRHVTSDDFCFFQMLMGGGVCSTVTLNFNMPGAFVHEIMVVGSAGRLVARGADLYGQKNSAAQEELLVRDSLAVGAGLPEQGPQDVPLLYLKGMVYMVQALRQSFQGQGDRRTWDRAPVSMAASFEDGLYMQSVVDAIKRSSRSGEWETVEMLTEEPDANHNLSETLQRNNL